One stretch of Streptomyces hygroscopicus DNA includes these proteins:
- a CDS encoding phenolic acid decarboxylase subunit B — protein sequence MRLIVGMTGTTGAVFGIRLLETLAELPGVETHLVLSRWARTTIELETGRSAREVAELAEVTHSPEDQGATISSGSFRTDGMIIAPCSMKTLAGIRAGYADGLVGRAADVVLKERRRLVLVPRETPLSEIHLENMLALSRMGVRMVPPMPAFYNHPRSVDDIVDHLTARLLDQFDLPAPAAKRWEGMRAARGPKPTAADSPAA from the coding sequence CGATTGATCGTGGGCATGACAGGAACAACGGGTGCCGTGTTCGGCATCCGCCTGCTGGAGACACTGGCCGAGCTGCCCGGGGTGGAGACCCATCTGGTGCTCAGCCGCTGGGCGCGCACCACGATCGAGCTGGAGACCGGCCGCTCCGCCCGCGAGGTGGCCGAGCTCGCCGAGGTGACACACTCCCCCGAGGACCAGGGCGCCACCATCTCCTCCGGCTCCTTCCGCACCGACGGCATGATCATCGCGCCGTGCTCGATGAAGACCCTCGCCGGGATCCGCGCCGGATACGCCGACGGTCTGGTGGGGCGGGCCGCGGACGTGGTCCTCAAGGAGCGGCGCAGGCTCGTCCTCGTACCGAGGGAGACCCCGCTCAGCGAGATCCACCTCGAGAACATGCTGGCGCTCTCCCGGATGGGCGTGCGGATGGTCCCGCCCATGCCCGCCTTCTACAACCACCCCCGGTCGGTGGACGACATCGTCGACCACCTCACGGCCCGCCTCCTCGACCAGTTCGACCTGCCCGCACCCGCCGCCAAGCGGTGGGAGGGCATGCGCGCCGCCCGCGGCCCGAAGCCCACCGCCGCCGATTCCCCCGCCGCCTGA
- a CDS encoding phenolic acid decarboxylase subunit C codes for MTYDDFRGFLDALRKEGQLLHITDEVMPEPDIAAAANAAPRLGGHAPALYFDNVKGFTDARIALNVHGSWANHALALGLPKETGTREQVEEFIRRWDTFPVAPEWRENPMWAENTLEGEDADVFRVLPLIRLNDGDGGFYIDKAAVVSKDPADPEHSGKQNVGIYRVEVKGRRTLAIQPVPMHDIAQHLHTAEERGEDLPVAITLGNEPVISIVASTPMEYEQNEYELAGALRGAPAPLSRAPLTGLPVPWGSEVVIEGVIEGRKREIEGPFGEFTGHYSGGRNMPVIRIDRISYRTDPIFEHLYLGMPWTEVDYLIAANTCVPLYKQLRRDFPEVQAVNAMYTHGLVVIVSTKKRYGGFAKAVGMRVLTTPHGLGYAATVIVVDEDVDPFNLPQVMWALSTKMNPAGDLVQIPNLPVLELAPQAVTPGITDKLILDATTPVAPDRRGTYGTQVRDLPEAAEWLARLQKLTAAR; via the coding sequence ATGACCTACGACGACTTCCGCGGCTTTCTCGACGCCCTCCGGAAGGAGGGGCAGTTGCTGCACATCACCGACGAGGTGATGCCGGAGCCGGACATCGCCGCCGCCGCGAACGCCGCCCCGCGCCTGGGCGGCCACGCCCCCGCCCTGTACTTCGACAACGTCAAGGGCTTCACCGACGCGCGGATCGCGCTCAATGTGCACGGCTCCTGGGCCAACCACGCGCTCGCGCTCGGCCTGCCCAAGGAGACCGGCACCAGGGAGCAGGTCGAGGAGTTCATCCGCCGCTGGGACACCTTCCCGGTCGCCCCCGAGTGGCGCGAGAACCCGATGTGGGCCGAGAACACCCTGGAGGGCGAGGACGCCGACGTCTTCCGGGTGCTTCCGCTGATCCGGCTCAACGACGGCGACGGCGGCTTCTACATCGACAAGGCGGCCGTGGTCTCCAAGGACCCGGCCGACCCCGAGCACAGCGGCAAGCAGAACGTCGGCATCTACCGCGTCGAGGTCAAGGGCAGGCGCACGCTCGCCATCCAGCCGGTGCCGATGCATGACATCGCCCAGCATCTGCACACCGCCGAGGAGCGGGGCGAGGACCTGCCCGTGGCCATCACGCTCGGCAATGAGCCGGTGATCTCCATCGTGGCGTCCACCCCGATGGAGTACGAGCAGAACGAGTACGAGCTGGCCGGCGCCCTGCGTGGCGCTCCCGCCCCGCTCTCCCGGGCCCCGCTCACCGGGCTGCCCGTGCCGTGGGGCAGTGAGGTGGTCATCGAGGGCGTCATCGAGGGCCGCAAGCGTGAGATCGAGGGGCCGTTCGGCGAGTTCACCGGCCACTACTCCGGTGGCCGGAACATGCCCGTCATCCGCATCGACCGGATCTCGTACCGCACCGACCCGATCTTCGAACACCTCTACCTCGGCATGCCGTGGACCGAGGTGGACTATCTGATCGCCGCCAACACCTGTGTGCCGCTGTACAAGCAACTGCGCCGCGACTTCCCCGAGGTCCAGGCGGTCAACGCGATGTACACCCACGGACTGGTCGTCATCGTGTCCACCAAGAAGCGCTACGGCGGTTTCGCCAAGGCCGTCGGCATGCGGGTGCTGACCACTCCGCACGGCCTCGGCTACGCGGCCACCGTGATCGTGGTGGACGAGGACGTCGACCCGTTCAACCTCCCCCAGGTGATGTGGGCGCTGTCCACGAAGATGAACCCGGCCGGCGATCTGGTCCAGATCCCCAATCTGCCGGTGCTGGAACTGGCCCCGCAGGCCGTCACGCCCGGTATCACCGACAAGCTCATCCTCGACGCCACCACCCCCGTCGCCCCCGACCGCCGCGGCACCTACGGCACCCAGGTGCGCGATCTGCCCGAGGCGGCCGAGTGGCTGGCCCGGCTGCAGAAGCTCACCGCCGCCCGCTGA
- a CDS encoding cytochrome P450 has translation MTTSPVTGDAPAEIPAFPQPRAAACPFDPSPELRGLAQWGPLTRVRSWNDSTPWVVTGHAEQKTLLSDPRLSADFSHPGFPSPVPHTGGKREATDLSFVGMDDPEHARLRRMVSGAFTIKRVEAMRPVVQEMVDDFITRMLAGPKPADLVQALALPLPSLVISEMLGVPYEDHAFFQTNSKVLVSAVATPEERSAAHTNLYEYLDQLVGEKVAKPGDDLLSGLGRQIAAGELTRREAAAMGVLLLLGGHETTANMITMGTLLLLQHPEQLDRVREADDPKVIASAVEELLRYLSVVHLGRRRTALEDIEIADRTIRAGEGVILLGELANRDPAVFPEPDRLDIGRDARHHQAFGVGTHHCLGQPLARMELQVVYPTLLRRVPTLRMATDLADIPFKYDAVIYGVYELPVTW, from the coding sequence ATGACCACCTCGCCCGTGACCGGCGACGCGCCGGCCGAGATCCCCGCCTTCCCCCAGCCGCGCGCCGCGGCCTGCCCCTTCGACCCGTCCCCGGAGCTGCGCGGCCTGGCGCAGTGGGGCCCGCTGACCCGGGTCCGGTCCTGGAACGACAGCACCCCCTGGGTGGTGACGGGCCACGCCGAGCAGAAGACCCTGCTCTCCGACCCCCGGCTCAGCGCCGACTTCTCCCACCCCGGCTTTCCGAGCCCCGTGCCGCACACGGGCGGCAAACGGGAAGCCACCGACCTCAGCTTCGTCGGCATGGACGATCCGGAACACGCCCGGCTGCGCCGCATGGTCAGCGGCGCCTTCACCATCAAGCGGGTCGAGGCGATGCGCCCCGTCGTACAAGAGATGGTGGACGACTTCATCACCCGCATGCTGGCCGGGCCGAAACCGGCCGATCTGGTCCAGGCGCTCGCACTGCCGCTTCCCTCGCTGGTGATCTCCGAGATGCTGGGCGTCCCGTACGAGGACCACGCGTTCTTCCAGACGAACAGCAAGGTCCTCGTCTCCGCCGTGGCCACGCCCGAGGAGCGGAGCGCCGCGCACACCAACCTCTACGAGTACCTGGACCAGTTGGTGGGGGAGAAGGTCGCCAAGCCGGGTGACGATCTGCTCTCCGGCCTCGGTCGGCAGATCGCGGCGGGCGAGCTGACCCGCCGCGAGGCCGCCGCGATGGGCGTGCTGCTGCTCCTCGGCGGACACGAGACCACCGCCAATATGATCACCATGGGGACGCTGCTGCTGCTCCAGCACCCCGAACAGCTCGACCGCGTCCGCGAGGCCGACGACCCCAAGGTGATCGCCTCCGCGGTGGAGGAACTCCTGCGCTACCTCAGCGTCGTCCACCTCGGACGCCGCCGGACGGCGCTGGAGGACATCGAGATCGCCGACCGGACCATCCGGGCCGGCGAAGGGGTGATCCTCCTCGGCGAACTGGCCAACCGGGACCCGGCCGTCTTCCCCGAGCCGGACCGGCTGGACATCGGCCGGGACGCCCGCCACCACCAGGCGTTCGGCGTGGGCACCCATCACTGCCTCGGCCAGCCGCTGGCCCGGATGGAACTCCAGGTGGTCTACCCCACCCTCCTCCGCCGCGTCCCCACCCTGCGGATGGCGACGGACCTGGCGGACATCCCCTTCAAGTACGACGCGGTGATCTACGGAGTCTACGAACTCCCCGTCACCTGGTAG
- a CDS encoding TetR family transcriptional regulator, with protein MPEARTVRSTETREAIMAAAERLYAEHGLVAVSNRQISEAAGQGNVAAVGYHFGTRADLVRAIMGKHSEAIERIRQRMLEETRGSREVRDWVACLVRPAPEHLATLGLPSWYARFAVQVMTDPLLRAIVTDEALTREPLRETLYGLGRCLDALPAEVRAERGDMARQLITHTCAERERALAEGTSTRQPSWDDTAGALTDAITGLLLAPVTPRSPAKEARTNP; from the coding sequence GTGCCCGAAGCACGCACCGTCCGCTCCACCGAGACCCGCGAAGCCATCATGGCCGCCGCGGAACGGCTCTACGCCGAGCATGGCCTGGTCGCGGTGTCGAACCGTCAGATCAGCGAGGCGGCCGGACAGGGCAATGTCGCCGCGGTCGGCTATCACTTCGGCACCCGGGCGGATCTGGTGCGCGCCATCATGGGCAAGCACTCCGAGGCGATCGAGCGGATCCGGCAGCGGATGCTGGAGGAGACCCGCGGCAGCCGGGAGGTCCGGGACTGGGTCGCCTGCCTGGTGCGCCCCGCCCCCGAGCACCTGGCCACCCTCGGCCTCCCCTCCTGGTACGCCCGGTTCGCCGTCCAGGTGATGACCGACCCCTTGCTGCGGGCGATCGTCACCGACGAGGCCCTCACCCGGGAACCGCTGCGGGAGACCCTCTACGGTCTGGGCCGCTGCCTGGACGCGCTGCCCGCCGAGGTGCGGGCCGAACGCGGCGACATGGCCCGCCAGTTGATCACGCACACCTGCGCCGAACGGGAGCGCGCCCTCGCCGAGGGGACCAGTACGCGCCAGCCGTCCTGGGATGACACGGCCGGCGCGCTGACCGACGCCATCACCGGCCTGCTCCTCGCCCCCGTCACGCCCCGTTCCCCAGCCAAGGAGGCCCGGACCAACCCATGA
- a CDS encoding carbohydrate-binding protein: MRSALRRISVVAAAAAVLTALPGAASAEGRHQGRTFHVATWGADRDSGSSLHPFRTIGRCTEQVRPGDTCLIHHGRYQERVAPPSGTKDAPITLAAYGDGAVTVDGTRTVTGWRDAGGGLVAADVDLPLDRSENALFLDGERAMEGRWPNSGPDPLNPSWAVAERSSTDQHIDDPELPDGDFTGATVHLWAGSNPWSQQTGTVTATKPGALDFTGGNYRCTPLCMGDQNYRNYYLVGAKATLDQPGEWYYDKDAGRLYLVPPKGGVAGHTVTAKHESWGVDLSHSSHVTVRGLDLWGTSLRTGADSTGVLIEGVRARYISEFSTLPMPRDDELAIPPGEGHIVASRVLNSGIQILGNGNTLRDSDIGYSAGTGVLLRGGDNTVTGNYIHDVGWMGSYTPGIEINGSGQTVTHNTIRRTGRASIDTAWQLNGVPFHDNRIAYNDLSEAMRTSRDGSPFYVCCNLDAKGTSVDHNTVHDADGQVGYYIDNSSSQFLLHHNVAYNTGARGTFYNGHSGVSLGNRDHHSSYGPGVTTAVRLSGATDATGTYVSNDVALGPMEISGPGDPAPVVRNNLLPPTDPRYSDARNGELWPRAGSPAIDAGETVDGVTGEVRGDGPDQGAYEYGAPIWSSGCRLPGCETRVRNDGWKATASGGANASAAVDGVQTTQWKGSAPQSSGQSLTVDLGTAKTFGRVAIDAGMDATGHPYGFTVSVSRDGDHWGTPVARVSGRSFTQDAVFPQHTARYLRIELTAPGENPWAVNEIRLYADGPDAAATLQAERAEVVRGAERGEAATSVLGQGDAIGFRGVRFGAGADTLTVRLASGGCGDCALRLRLDSPDGPVAATLPVRGTGGADSWRELSVRLPRTVTGSHDVYLVATGGHRVAAVDWLTLRRMS, from the coding sequence ATGAGATCCGCGCTCAGGCGCATATCCGTGGTCGCCGCCGCAGCGGCGGTCCTCACCGCACTGCCGGGCGCCGCATCGGCCGAAGGACGGCACCAGGGGCGCACGTTCCACGTCGCCACCTGGGGTGCCGACCGCGACAGCGGCAGCTCGCTCCATCCGTTCCGCACCATCGGCCGCTGCACCGAACAGGTCCGGCCCGGGGACACCTGTCTGATCCACCACGGTCGCTACCAGGAGCGCGTCGCCCCGCCCTCGGGCACGAAGGACGCTCCGATCACGCTCGCCGCGTACGGCGACGGCGCGGTCACGGTGGACGGGACCAGGACCGTCACCGGCTGGCGGGACGCGGGCGGCGGTCTGGTGGCCGCCGATGTGGACCTCCCGCTCGACCGCAGCGAGAACGCCCTGTTCCTGGATGGCGAGCGCGCCATGGAGGGCCGCTGGCCCAATTCCGGCCCCGATCCGCTCAATCCGTCCTGGGCGGTGGCCGAGCGCTCCTCCACCGATCAGCACATCGACGACCCGGAGCTGCCGGACGGCGACTTCACCGGCGCCACCGTCCATCTGTGGGCCGGTTCCAACCCGTGGAGCCAGCAGACCGGCACGGTGACCGCCACCAAGCCCGGGGCGCTGGACTTCACCGGTGGCAACTACCGCTGCACCCCGCTGTGCATGGGCGACCAGAACTACCGCAACTACTACCTGGTGGGCGCCAAGGCCACCCTCGACCAGCCCGGTGAGTGGTACTACGACAAGGACGCGGGCCGTCTCTATCTGGTCCCGCCCAAGGGCGGCGTCGCGGGCCACACCGTGACCGCGAAGCACGAGAGCTGGGGCGTGGACCTCTCGCACAGCTCGCATGTCACCGTGCGCGGCCTCGACCTGTGGGGCACCTCGCTGCGCACCGGCGCCGACAGCACCGGTGTGCTGATCGAGGGGGTGCGGGCGCGCTACATCTCGGAGTTCTCCACGCTCCCCATGCCGCGCGACGACGAGTTGGCCATCCCGCCCGGCGAGGGACACATCGTCGCCTCGCGGGTGCTGAACTCCGGTATCCAGATCCTCGGCAACGGCAACACCCTGCGCGACAGCGACATCGGCTACTCCGCCGGCACGGGGGTGCTGTTGCGCGGCGGCGACAACACCGTAACCGGCAACTACATCCACGACGTGGGGTGGATGGGCAGCTACACCCCCGGCATCGAGATCAACGGCAGCGGCCAGACCGTCACCCATAACACCATCCGCCGTACCGGCCGCGCGAGCATCGACACCGCCTGGCAGTTGAACGGCGTGCCCTTCCACGACAACCGGATCGCCTACAACGACCTCTCCGAGGCGATGCGCACCTCACGTGACGGCAGCCCGTTCTACGTGTGCTGCAACCTGGACGCCAAGGGCACCAGCGTCGACCACAACACCGTCCATGACGCGGACGGCCAGGTCGGCTACTACATCGACAACTCCTCCAGCCAGTTCCTGCTGCACCACAACGTGGCGTACAACACCGGCGCCCGTGGCACCTTCTACAACGGCCACAGCGGGGTCAGCCTCGGCAACCGCGACCACCACTCCTCGTACGGGCCCGGGGTGACCACCGCCGTACGGCTGAGCGGGGCGACCGACGCCACGGGGACGTATGTGAGCAATGACGTGGCGCTCGGGCCGATGGAGATCTCCGGCCCCGGCGATCCGGCCCCGGTGGTACGGAACAACCTGCTGCCGCCCACGGATCCGCGCTACAGCGACGCGCGCAACGGCGAGCTGTGGCCGCGCGCGGGCTCTCCCGCCATCGACGCCGGTGAGACCGTCGACGGGGTGACCGGCGAGGTCCGGGGCGACGGACCCGACCAGGGCGCGTATGAATACGGGGCGCCCATCTGGTCGTCCGGCTGCCGCCTGCCGGGCTGCGAGACCCGGGTCCGCAACGACGGCTGGAAGGCCACCGCCTCAGGTGGCGCCAATGCCTCGGCCGCCGTGGACGGGGTCCAGACCACTCAGTGGAAGGGGAGTGCTCCCCAGTCCTCCGGTCAGTCGCTCACCGTCGATCTGGGCACCGCGAAGACCTTCGGCCGGGTGGCGATCGACGCGGGGATGGACGCCACCGGGCACCCTTATGGCTTCACCGTCTCGGTCAGCCGCGACGGTGACCACTGGGGCACCCCGGTGGCCCGGGTCAGTGGCCGCTCCTTCACCCAGGACGCGGTCTTCCCGCAGCACACCGCCCGCTATCTGCGGATCGAGCTGACGGCGCCGGGCGAGAACCCCTGGGCGGTGAACGAGATCCGGCTCTACGCCGACGGCCCCGACGCGGCCGCCACCTTGCAGGCGGAGCGCGCCGAGGTGGTCCGGGGCGCCGAGCGCGGCGAGGCGGCCACCTCGGTCCTGGGGCAGGGGGACGCGATCGGCTTCCGGGGGGTGCGGTTCGGTGCGGGCGCGGACACGCTGACGGTGCGGCTGGCGTCCGGCGGCTGCGGGGACTGCGCCCTGCGCCTGCGCCTGGACTCACCGGACGGACCGGTGGCGGCCACGCTTCCGGTGCGCGGGACCGGCGGCGCGGACAGCTGGCGGGAGCTGTCGGTACGCCTCCCCCGCACGGTGACCGGCTCCCATGACGTCTATCTCGTCGCCACGGGCGGCCACCGGGTGGCCGCCGTCGACTGGCTGACCCTGCGTCGGATGAGCTAG
- a CDS encoding ABC transporter → MLRIDHLSHRYGDGPDVLQDIELIVPDGQLLTLVGPSGCGKSTLLRCVAGLVRPSAGRITLDGEVVDGVPDRLGVVFQDYGRSLFPWLTVRENVALPLRRRGLPRAERHAAAVAMLAQVGLADAARRHPWQLSGGMQQRVALARALAARPALLLMDEPFGALDAQTREDLEDLLLRLHRAQGMTTVLVTHDIDESVYVADRVVVLAPGPGRVRADLPVALPADRDQIVTRGLPEFIALRTEVGRAVRQGAATPPPRPL, encoded by the coding sequence ATGCTGCGGATCGACCACCTCAGCCACCGCTACGGCGACGGCCCCGATGTGCTCCAGGACATCGAACTCATCGTCCCCGACGGCCAGTTGCTCACTCTCGTCGGCCCCTCCGGCTGCGGCAAGTCCACTTTGCTGCGCTGTGTCGCGGGCCTCGTCCGCCCCTCCGCCGGGCGGATCACCCTGGACGGGGAGGTGGTGGACGGCGTCCCGGACCGGCTCGGTGTCGTCTTCCAGGACTACGGCCGCTCCCTCTTCCCCTGGCTCACGGTGCGGGAGAACGTGGCCCTTCCGCTGCGGCGGCGAGGACTGCCCCGCGCGGAGCGCCATGCGGCGGCGGTGGCCATGCTGGCGCAGGTGGGCCTGGCCGACGCCGCCCGCCGCCACCCCTGGCAGCTGTCGGGCGGAATGCAGCAGCGCGTCGCCCTCGCCCGCGCCCTGGCCGCCCGGCCCGCGCTGCTGCTCATGGACGAGCCGTTCGGCGCGCTGGACGCCCAGACGCGGGAGGATCTGGAGGATCTGCTGCTGCGGTTGCACCGGGCCCAGGGGATGACGACCGTGCTGGTCACCCATGACATCGACGAAAGTGTCTATGTGGCGGACCGGGTGGTGGTGCTGGCTCCGGGGCCGGGCCGGGTGCGGGCGGATCTGCCGGTGGCGCTGCCCGCCGACCGCGACCAGATCGTCACCCGGGGGCTGCCGGAGTTCATCGCGCTGCGGACGGAGGTGGGGCGCGCGGTGCGCCAGGGAGCGGCCACGCCCCCACCTCGTCCCCTCTGA
- a CDS encoding thiamine pyrophosphate TPP-binding domain-containing protein produces MAAPPAHPPTTTVRDAVLALCRATGMTTIFGNPGSTELRMFRDWPEDFRYVLGLQESTAVAMAAGHALGTGRAALVSLHSAGGVGHSLGAVFNAYRDRVPVVIIAGQQSRALLPLRPFLGADEPARFPRPYVKFSRQPERAADVPAALAEAHRVAMTHPRGPVFLSVPEDDWDRPAEPVAPRTVHGGYTADPGALAGLARALDAAARPALVAGPGVDDEHAVREVAELAERLRAAVWISPLSGRSGFDERHPLFQGFLPPVADQLAERLAPYDVVVALGAPLFTYHVHTEGPPLADGTELYHLDCDPAQAAWLPVGTSIVTTLRPALRTLTDLVQPSDRPAPEVRPAPEPLPASAEEISPELVMELLRERLPRDTVLVEETPSHRDALHARLPISGAGRFLTTGSGALGWGLPLAVGRALADGERVVCVVGDGSALYSVQALWTAARHRAPVTYLLLDNGGYGAVKALGRRIGITPVPGTEIGGIDFAALAESFGCPADRVERPGELPKALDRALALGRDDGPVLLQIRVPADDSPAYEPWAR; encoded by the coding sequence ATGGCCGCGCCCCCCGCCCACCCACCGACCACCACGGTCCGCGACGCGGTGCTGGCACTGTGCCGCGCCACCGGCATGACGACCATCTTCGGCAACCCCGGCTCCACCGAACTGCGGATGTTCCGCGACTGGCCCGAGGACTTCCGCTATGTGCTCGGACTGCAGGAGTCGACCGCCGTCGCCATGGCCGCGGGCCACGCCCTGGGCACCGGGCGGGCGGCGCTGGTCAGCCTGCACTCCGCCGGGGGCGTCGGCCACTCCCTGGGCGCGGTGTTCAACGCCTACCGGGACCGGGTGCCGGTGGTGATCATCGCGGGCCAGCAGTCCCGTGCGCTGCTCCCGCTGCGGCCCTTCCTCGGCGCCGACGAACCGGCCCGGTTCCCGCGCCCGTACGTGAAGTTCAGCAGGCAGCCGGAGCGGGCCGCCGATGTGCCCGCCGCGCTCGCCGAGGCCCACCGCGTCGCCATGACCCACCCCCGGGGCCCGGTCTTCCTCTCCGTACCGGAGGACGACTGGGACCGCCCCGCCGAGCCGGTCGCCCCGCGCACCGTCCACGGCGGCTACACCGCCGACCCCGGCGCGCTGGCCGGTCTCGCCCGCGCGCTCGACGCGGCGGCCCGCCCCGCGCTGGTCGCCGGACCCGGCGTGGACGACGAGCACGCCGTACGCGAAGTGGCCGAACTGGCCGAACGGCTGCGGGCCGCGGTGTGGATCAGCCCGCTCTCCGGACGCTCCGGCTTCGATGAACGCCACCCGCTCTTCCAGGGCTTTCTGCCGCCCGTCGCCGACCAGCTGGCGGAGCGGCTGGCCCCCTACGATGTGGTGGTCGCGCTCGGCGCCCCGCTGTTCACGTACCACGTGCACACCGAGGGCCCGCCGCTCGCCGACGGCACCGAGCTGTACCACCTCGACTGCGACCCCGCGCAGGCCGCGTGGCTCCCCGTGGGCACCAGCATCGTCACCACCCTCCGCCCCGCGCTGCGCACCCTCACCGACCTCGTCCAGCCCTCCGATCGGCCCGCGCCAGAGGTGCGGCCCGCCCCCGAGCCGCTGCCCGCCTCGGCCGAGGAGATCTCCCCCGAGCTGGTGATGGAGCTGCTCCGCGAGCGGCTGCCCCGGGACACCGTGCTGGTGGAGGAGACCCCCAGCCACCGCGACGCCCTCCACGCCCGCCTCCCCATCAGCGGCGCGGGCCGCTTCCTCACCACCGGCAGCGGTGCGCTGGGCTGGGGGCTGCCGCTCGCGGTCGGACGCGCTCTCGCGGACGGCGAACGGGTGGTGTGCGTGGTCGGCGACGGCTCGGCGCTCTACTCGGTGCAGGCCCTGTGGACCGCCGCCCGGCACCGCGCCCCGGTGACCTACCTCCTGCTCGACAACGGCGGCTACGGCGCGGTCAAGGCGCTGGGCCGCCGCATCGGCATCACACCGGTGCCGGGCACCGAGATCGGCGGCATCGACTTCGCCGCGCTCGCCGAGTCCTTCGGCTGCCCGGCCGACCGGGTGGAGCGGCCCGGCGAGCTTCCCAAGGCCCTCGACCGGGCCCTCGCCCTCGGCCGCGACGACGGCCCGGTGCTGCTCCAGATCCGGGTCCCGGCCGACGACTCCCCGGCGTACGAGCCCTGGGCCCGGTGA
- a CDS encoding nitrate ABC transporter permease produces the protein MTARATLHTVRRLPRTLALRLGVPVVALVLWQLAARAHGSVFFPTPARIVEHGYHLWFSGPAGRAFLTDAAVRDLLPSLGRVLAGFALAAVLGIVLGLALGRSRTVYALCDPVLQFARAVPPPALVPVFVVVFDLGTPMQLASIVFGAIWPVLINTAEGVRGIDPLRLDVAATVRMRPVERIVLLYLPAALPRIFAGLRLSLSLSLILMVFSELLPGTADGIGFQLTDAQTRSDLLTVWAVMVLLGALGHLLNSVLLTVERMALGRHPAAHRS, from the coding sequence ATGACCGCGCGGGCCACACTCCACACCGTCCGGCGGCTGCCCCGGACACTCGCGTTGCGCCTCGGCGTACCCGTAGTGGCGCTGGTGCTGTGGCAACTCGCCGCGCGGGCCCACGGCAGTGTGTTCTTCCCGACCCCCGCCCGGATCGTCGAGCACGGCTATCACCTGTGGTTCTCCGGCCCCGCCGGGCGGGCGTTCCTCACCGACGCGGCGGTCCGCGATCTGCTGCCCAGCCTCGGCCGGGTGCTCGCCGGATTCGCCCTCGCCGCGGTCCTCGGCATCGTGCTGGGGCTCGCCCTGGGCCGCTCGCGCACCGTGTACGCGCTGTGCGACCCGGTGCTGCAGTTCGCCCGCGCCGTGCCCCCGCCCGCGCTGGTGCCCGTCTTCGTCGTCGTCTTCGACCTCGGCACGCCGATGCAGCTCGCCTCGATCGTCTTCGGTGCCATCTGGCCCGTACTGATCAACACGGCGGAGGGCGTTCGCGGCATCGACCCGCTGCGGCTGGACGTCGCCGCCACCGTGCGGATGCGGCCCGTCGAGCGGATCGTGCTGCTGTATCTGCCCGCCGCGCTCCCGCGCATCTTCGCCGGGCTTCGGCTGAGCCTGTCGCTCTCGCTGATCCTGATGGTGTTCTCGGAGCTGCTGCCCGGCACCGCCGACGGCATAGGCTTCCAGCTCACCGACGCCCAGACCCGCTCCGATCTGCTCACGGTGTGGGCGGTGATGGTGCTGCTCGGCGCGCTCGGCCATCTGCTCAACAGCGTGCTGCTCACCGTCGAACGCATGGCTCTCGGCAGACACCCTGCCGCGCACCGCTCCTGA
- a CDS encoding ABC transporter permease, protein MSPATARRKRTGRARDALLGAVGVLVAFAVCEALSRSGMVRRAFLPPASEVLVRAVELGGDTAFLNGVAATLETWATGLALACALAIPLGLLLGSVPAAGQAARVLIEFLRPVPSVALIPLVSLLLGAGSETTIALVTYASIWPVLFNTVYGLGETDPLAKDTLRAFGFGRLAVLLRAGLPSAAPFIAAGVRIAAATALILAVASEILAGFGEGLGTFIAQAGMVTDGTRDVLAGVVWAGALGLVVNLALTAVERRLFPWAPEHRGSRI, encoded by the coding sequence GTGAGCCCCGCCACGGCCAGGCGGAAGCGCACCGGGCGGGCCAGGGACGCGCTGCTCGGCGCCGTCGGCGTGCTCGTGGCCTTCGCCGTCTGCGAGGCCCTCAGCCGTTCCGGGATGGTGCGGCGCGCGTTCCTGCCGCCCGCCTCCGAGGTGCTGGTACGGGCCGTCGAACTCGGCGGCGACACCGCCTTCCTGAACGGCGTCGCCGCCACCCTCGAGACATGGGCCACCGGGCTCGCCCTGGCCTGTGCCCTCGCGATCCCCCTCGGGCTGCTGCTGGGCAGTGTGCCGGCGGCCGGGCAGGCCGCGCGGGTGCTGATCGAATTCCTGCGCCCGGTGCCGTCGGTGGCCCTGATCCCGCTGGTGTCACTGCTGCTCGGCGCCGGCAGCGAGACGACGATCGCCCTCGTCACCTACGCCAGTATCTGGCCCGTGCTGTTCAACACCGTCTATGGGCTCGGCGAGACCGATCCGCTGGCCAAGGACACGCTGCGCGCCTTCGGCTTCGGGCGGCTCGCCGTCCTGCTGCGGGCCGGTCTGCCCTCGGCCGCCCCGTTCATCGCCGCCGGGGTGCGCATCGCCGCGGCCACCGCCCTGATCCTCGCCGTGGCCAGCGAGATCCTCGCCGGATTCGGCGAGGGGCTGGGCACCTTCATCGCCCAGGCGGGCATGGTCACCGACGGCACCCGCGATGTGCTGGCCGGTGTGGTGTGGGCGGGAGCGCTCGGCCTCGTCGTCAATCTGGCGCTCACCGCGGTCGAACGGCGGTTGTTCCCCTGGGCGCCCGAACATCGCGGGAGCCGCATATGA